The following proteins are encoded in a genomic region of Cellulomonas sp. ES6:
- a CDS encoding YdeI/OmpD-associated family protein, translating to MPATTPTPAGAPATLTVPDVAAWRAWLDAHEADSDGVWLVLAKKGVTDPTSLTYAEALDEALCSGWIDGQRRGGDATTFRQRFVPRRARSLWSQRNVEHVARLVAEGRMRERGQAEVDRARADGRWERAYAGQASAEVPADLLAALDAVPGARARFDALGRQQRYAVLHPLMTAPGDAVRAARLERAVRALSAPGGGDVPGDGGAPGDGGAPGGDLGRS from the coding sequence GTGCCCGCGACGACGCCCACCCCCGCCGGCGCGCCGGCGACGCTGACGGTGCCCGACGTCGCCGCGTGGCGGGCCTGGCTCGACGCGCACGAGGCGGACTCCGACGGGGTGTGGCTCGTGCTCGCCAAGAAGGGCGTCACCGACCCGACGTCCCTCACGTACGCGGAGGCGCTCGACGAGGCGCTGTGCAGCGGGTGGATCGACGGCCAGCGGCGCGGCGGCGACGCCACGACGTTCCGGCAGCGGTTCGTGCCCCGGCGTGCGCGCTCGCTGTGGTCGCAGCGGAACGTGGAGCACGTGGCGCGTCTCGTCGCGGAGGGGCGCATGCGGGAGCGCGGGCAGGCCGAGGTCGACCGGGCCCGGGCGGACGGGCGCTGGGAGCGCGCGTACGCCGGCCAGGCGTCCGCCGAGGTGCCGGCCGACCTGCTGGCCGCGCTCGACGCCGTGCCGGGCGCCCGCGCCCGGTTCGACGCGCTCGGACGTCAGCAGCGGTACGCGGTGCTGCACCCGCTCATGACGGCGCCCGGCGACGCGGTGCGTGCCGCACGCCTGGAGCGGGCGGTGCGGGCGCTGAGCGCGCCCGGGGGCGGGGACGTGCCCGGGGACGGGGGCGCGCCCGGGGACGGGGGTGCGCCCGGGGGCGACCTCGGACGGTCCTGA
- a CDS encoding DUF4118 domain-containing protein, which yields MTRTTAGTAGTAAPAGDATTARPGQELVPRRSAVLAVAVLAPPVAAIGMHLLDVTAVTAVLVLVLLVVAASASGLRAAGVVAALAAGLSFDFFLVEPVLSFTIAEPEEVEATVLLLLTGLAVSEIALWGRRQQARASRRSGYLDGVLRTADVVAARPADPGLLAVQVADQVRELLGADDCRYEAAVTVPGRRPSSSATVLERDGSVTRRGAVIDVDRQGLPTDDLVQLEVSGGGTVHGRFLVSAATRVVRPSVEQRRVAALLADQVGAAFAPGAPPAVAPPSAGR from the coding sequence ATGACGAGGACGACAGCGGGGACGGCGGGGACGGCCGCGCCGGCGGGGGACGCCACGACGGCACGGCCCGGTCAGGAGCTGGTGCCCCGGCGCTCGGCGGTGCTCGCGGTCGCCGTGCTCGCACCGCCCGTCGCGGCGATCGGGATGCACCTGCTCGACGTCACCGCGGTGACCGCCGTGCTGGTGCTCGTGCTCCTCGTGGTCGCGGCATCCGCCTCCGGGCTGCGCGCGGCCGGCGTGGTGGCCGCGCTCGCCGCCGGGCTGTCGTTCGACTTCTTCCTGGTGGAGCCGGTCCTCAGCTTCACGATCGCCGAGCCGGAGGAGGTCGAGGCCACCGTCCTGCTGCTGCTCACCGGTCTGGCGGTCAGCGAGATCGCGCTCTGGGGCCGCCGCCAGCAGGCCCGCGCGAGCCGCCGCTCCGGCTACCTGGACGGCGTGCTGCGCACCGCGGACGTCGTCGCGGCCCGCCCGGCCGACCCCGGGCTGCTCGCGGTGCAGGTGGCCGACCAGGTCCGTGAGCTGCTCGGCGCCGACGACTGCCGGTACGAGGCCGCCGTCACCGTGCCGGGCCGCCGGCCGTCGTCGTCCGCGACCGTCCTGGAGCGCGACGGGTCGGTCACGCGGCGGGGTGCCGTCATCGACGTCGACCGGCAGGGGCTTCCCACCGACGACCTGGTGCAGCTCGAGGTGTCCGGGGGCGGCACGGTGCACGGCCGGTTCCTGGTGAGCGCGGCGACCCGGGTCGTGCGGCCGTCGGTCGAGCAGCGCCGGGTGGCCGCCCTCCTCGCCGACCAGGTGGGTGCAGCCTTCGCCCCGGGGGCGCCGCCCGCGGTCGCGCCGCCGTCCGCGGGCCGCTAG
- the ligD gene encoding non-homologous end-joining DNA ligase produces the protein MPGRRRDRGRPRDAGARDEGARDEGAPDGAARDEGARDAAARDEGARDGGARGLETYRSMRDFGRTPEPAGAPGDAGAGRPGARRFVVQRHRARRLHYDLRFEIDGVLVSWAVPRGPTLDPDVRRMAVHVEDHPLEYEDFEGVIPSGEYGGGDVVVWDRGTWEPHGTDDPGAAVAAGELHADVNGEKLRGRLVLVRRAAAGEDGKEQWLLVHKHDDHAVRGWDAEDHPRSVVSGRTNDEVKADPDRLWRSDLPAAEASVDLRPPDVAPPTPDELARLDDLGPAGGTWPVFGRRLRVTNLDKVLFPARDGQEPVTKRELLRYTARIAPVALPYLRGRALNMHRYPQGAGSSGFWHKELPGHAPDWLPRWRNPGADPGETATYLVVDEPAALVWAANFGALEWHAWTSRTDAPHRPTYALVDIDPGPSTAWEDVLLLARLHRDAFEHLGVRAYPKVTGQRGIQVWVPITPGPTFDETRAWVERVSRTVGAVVPELVSWRWEVKARGGQTRLDYTQNAVNKTLVAPYSPRARPGAPVSAPITWDELDEPWLRPDAFTVRTVLDRVQERGDPFRGLLQGGQTLPRLG, from the coding sequence GTGCCCGGTCGACGACGCGATCGTGGGCGCCCGCGCGACGCCGGCGCCCGGGACGAGGGTGCGCGGGACGAGGGTGCGCCCGACGGGGCTGCGCGGGACGAGGGTGCGCGGGATGCGGCTGCGCGGGACGAGGGTGCGCGCGACGGCGGAGCCCGCGGCCTCGAGACCTACCGGTCGATGCGGGACTTCGGGCGCACGCCCGAGCCGGCGGGGGCGCCCGGCGACGCCGGTGCGGGACGGCCGGGGGCGCGGCGGTTCGTCGTCCAGCGGCACCGTGCCCGGCGGCTGCACTACGACCTGCGGTTCGAGATCGACGGCGTCCTCGTGTCGTGGGCGGTCCCGCGCGGCCCGACGCTCGACCCGGACGTCCGCCGCATGGCCGTGCACGTGGAGGACCACCCGCTGGAGTACGAGGACTTCGAGGGCGTCATCCCCTCCGGGGAGTACGGCGGCGGCGACGTCGTCGTCTGGGACCGCGGGACGTGGGAGCCGCACGGCACGGACGACCCGGGCGCGGCGGTCGCCGCCGGGGAGCTGCACGCCGACGTCAACGGCGAGAAGCTGCGCGGGCGGCTGGTGCTCGTGCGCCGCGCAGCCGCCGGCGAGGACGGCAAGGAGCAGTGGCTGCTCGTCCACAAGCACGACGACCACGCGGTCCGGGGCTGGGACGCGGAGGACCACCCGCGCTCCGTGGTGAGCGGGCGCACGAACGACGAGGTGAAGGCCGACCCGGACCGGCTGTGGCGCTCCGACCTGCCCGCTGCCGAGGCGTCCGTCGACCTGCGCCCGCCCGACGTCGCGCCGCCGACGCCGGACGAGCTCGCCCGGCTGGACGACCTCGGTCCCGCCGGCGGCACGTGGCCGGTGTTCGGGCGGCGGCTGCGGGTGACCAACCTCGACAAGGTGCTGTTCCCGGCGCGGGACGGGCAGGAGCCGGTGACCAAGCGCGAGCTCCTGCGCTACACCGCCCGCATCGCGCCGGTCGCGCTGCCGTACCTGCGGGGCCGGGCCCTGAACATGCACCGCTACCCGCAGGGCGCCGGCAGCAGCGGGTTCTGGCACAAGGAGCTGCCGGGGCACGCCCCCGACTGGCTCCCGCGCTGGCGCAACCCCGGCGCCGACCCCGGGGAGACCGCGACGTACCTCGTGGTGGACGAGCCGGCCGCCCTGGTGTGGGCGGCCAACTTCGGCGCGCTCGAGTGGCACGCGTGGACCTCCCGCACCGACGCGCCGCACCGGCCGACGTACGCGCTGGTCGACATCGACCCCGGCCCGTCGACCGCGTGGGAGGACGTGCTGCTGCTCGCGCGCCTGCACCGCGACGCGTTCGAGCACCTCGGCGTCCGCGCCTACCCGAAGGTCACCGGGCAGCGCGGCATCCAGGTGTGGGTGCCGATCACGCCCGGGCCCACGTTCGACGAGACCCGGGCGTGGGTCGAGCGCGTGTCCCGGACGGTCGGAGCCGTCGTGCCCGAGCTCGTGTCCTGGCGCTGGGAGGTGAAGGCCCGCGGCGGTCAGACGCGGCTCGACTACACGCAGAACGCCGTCAACAAGACCCTCGTGGCTCCGTACAGCCCGCGGGCGCGGCCAGGGGCGCCGGTGTCCGCGCCGATCACGTGGGACGAGCTGGACGAGCCCTGGTTGCGGCCGGACGCGTTCACCGTGCGGACCGTGCTCGACCGGGTGCAGGAGCGGGGCGACCCGTTCCGCGGGCTGCTGCAGGGCGGGCAGACGCTGCCGCGCCTGGGTTGA
- a CDS encoding ATP-dependent DNA ligase, whose product MLLADVAATSAGLAATRSRLAKRALLVDMLRRTAPDEVPVVARYLAGELRQRRTGLGWRSLRDLPAPAEAASLEVLDVDAAFERLATLSGPGSGGARTAMAADLFGAATEPEQRFLAGLVTGEVRQGALDALLLDAVAEAAGVPAPVVRRAAMLAGASEPVAVAALAAPSPEAARAALEGVGLTVGRPVRPMLAASAPDVATAVVGFDGRPVVVDAKLDGIRIQVHRDGDAVGVFTRSLDDITARVPEVVAAVRALPLRTAVLDGEALALDAAGRPRPFQETAARSATRDADLAATTELRPFFFDLLHLDGRDLLDAPLRERLAALDAVAGGLVVERVVTDDPDVAGRAFSGWVAAGQEGVVVKDADAPYEAGRRGSSWVKVKPRHTLDLVVLAVERGSGRRVGSLSNIHLGARDPAGGFVMLGKTFKGMTDEMLAWQTQRFRELEVADDGWTVTLRPEQVVEIAFDGVQRSPRYPGGLALRFARVIRYRDDKPADEADTIDTVRTILPSPDPDPTHDR is encoded by the coding sequence GTGCTGCTCGCCGACGTCGCCGCGACCTCCGCCGGCCTGGCCGCGACCCGTTCGCGACTGGCCAAGCGCGCCCTGCTCGTCGACATGCTGCGCCGCACCGCCCCCGACGAGGTGCCCGTCGTGGCCCGGTACCTCGCGGGCGAGCTCCGCCAGCGTCGCACCGGCCTCGGGTGGCGCTCCCTGCGCGACCTGCCTGCCCCGGCGGAGGCGGCGTCCCTCGAGGTGCTGGACGTCGACGCCGCCTTCGAGCGCCTGGCGACTCTCTCCGGACCGGGCTCCGGCGGTGCACGCACCGCGATGGCCGCCGACCTGTTCGGTGCCGCGACCGAGCCCGAGCAGCGGTTCCTCGCGGGCCTCGTCACCGGCGAGGTCCGGCAGGGCGCGCTGGACGCCCTGCTGCTCGACGCCGTGGCCGAGGCCGCCGGAGTGCCGGCGCCGGTCGTCCGCCGGGCCGCGATGCTCGCCGGGGCCAGCGAGCCGGTCGCCGTGGCCGCGCTGGCCGCGCCCTCCCCGGAGGCTGCCCGCGCCGCGCTCGAGGGGGTCGGCCTGACGGTCGGACGGCCCGTGCGCCCGATGCTCGCCGCCTCCGCGCCGGACGTGGCGACCGCCGTGGTCGGCTTCGACGGCCGGCCGGTCGTCGTGGACGCCAAGCTCGACGGCATCCGGATCCAGGTGCACCGCGACGGCGACGCGGTCGGGGTGTTCACGCGCAGCCTCGACGACATCACCGCGCGCGTCCCGGAGGTGGTCGCCGCCGTGCGCGCGCTGCCGCTGCGGACCGCGGTGCTCGACGGCGAGGCGCTCGCGCTCGACGCCGCGGGACGTCCGCGCCCGTTCCAGGAGACCGCCGCCCGCAGCGCCACCCGCGACGCCGACCTCGCCGCGACCACCGAGCTGCGCCCGTTCTTCTTCGACCTGCTGCACCTCGACGGTCGCGACCTCCTCGACGCCCCGCTGCGCGAGCGCCTCGCCGCCCTCGACGCGGTCGCCGGCGGGCTCGTGGTCGAGCGGGTCGTCACCGACGACCCCGACGTCGCCGGACGGGCGTTCAGCGGCTGGGTCGCGGCCGGCCAGGAGGGCGTCGTCGTCAAGGACGCCGACGCCCCGTACGAGGCCGGCCGTCGCGGGTCATCCTGGGTCAAGGTCAAGCCGCGCCACACCCTCGACCTGGTGGTGCTCGCCGTCGAGCGCGGGTCCGGCCGGCGGGTGGGCTCGCTGTCGAACATCCACCTCGGCGCCCGCGACCCCGCCGGGGGCTTCGTCATGCTCGGCAAGACGTTCAAGGGCATGACGGACGAGATGCTGGCGTGGCAGACCCAGCGGTTCCGCGAGCTGGAGGTCGCCGACGACGGCTGGACCGTCACCCTGCGCCCGGAGCAGGTCGTCGAGATCGCCTTCGACGGCGTGCAGCGCTCACCCCGCTACCCGGGCGGCCTGGCACTGCGCTTCGCGCGCGTCATCCGCTACCGCGACGACAAGCCCGCCGACGAGGCGGACACGATCGACACCGTCCGCACGATCCTCCCCTCCCCGGACCCCGACCCCACCCACGACCGCTGA
- a CDS encoding YoaK family protein, giving the protein MVRVRSRAEHPATGVALAVVGGFLDAYTFVAHDGVFANAQTGNVVLVAVAWARGDGAHAARYLPIIATFVLGLVAAEVLAAHRHRRWLHDPTRLVLGTEIAVLLAVAALPRATPHLVTTCAVSFVAALQVTTFRLVRDTSYSTTMTTGNLRTLVTAAYEWLTGYDPAQRAVVARLSAVVLAFAAGAGAGALASGPDALGTRATVLAAVVLAGVLTAVETHTRRHPHTLVLAPVPGRAAARVGARADDGAD; this is encoded by the coding sequence GTGGTGAGGGTCCGGTCGCGCGCCGAGCACCCCGCCACGGGCGTCGCGCTCGCCGTCGTCGGCGGGTTCCTCGACGCGTACACGTTCGTCGCGCACGACGGCGTGTTCGCCAACGCCCAGACGGGCAACGTCGTGCTGGTCGCGGTCGCCTGGGCCCGCGGCGACGGCGCCCACGCCGCCCGCTACCTGCCGATCATCGCGACGTTCGTCCTCGGTCTGGTCGCCGCCGAGGTCCTCGCCGCGCACCGGCACCGGCGCTGGCTGCACGACCCCACGCGGCTGGTGCTCGGCACCGAGATCGCGGTCCTGCTGGCGGTCGCCGCGCTCCCGCGCGCCACGCCCCACCTCGTCACCACCTGTGCCGTGTCGTTCGTCGCGGCACTGCAGGTCACGACGTTCCGCCTGGTGCGCGACACCAGCTACAGCACCACCATGACCACCGGCAACCTGCGCACGCTCGTCACGGCGGCCTACGAGTGGCTCACCGGCTACGACCCCGCGCAGCGGGCCGTCGTCGCGCGCCTGTCCGCCGTCGTGCTCGCGTTCGCCGCGGGGGCCGGGGCCGGCGCGCTCGCCAGCGGGCCGGACGCCCTGGGCACCCGCGCCACCGTGCTCGCGGCCGTGGTGCTCGCCGGGGTGCTGACCGCCGTCGAGACGCACACCCGGCGCCACCCGCACACCCTCGTCCTCGCGCCCGTCCCCGGCAGGGCCGCGGCGCGGGTCGGAGCACGCGCGGACGACGGCGCGGACTGA
- a CDS encoding SRPBCC domain-containing protein, which translates to MTVVDTVTDTDALTLTIVSELAAPPERVWQVWADPRQLERWWGPPTWPATFTAHDLVPGGRAAYVMTGPDGEQAHGWWRVLAVDAPRSLELDDGFADGSGAPDDSMPVTRIRVDLAPLGSGTRMTIVSRFADAAQMAQVVAMGMAEGMSEALGQVDALLAEG; encoded by the coding sequence ATGACCGTCGTCGACACCGTCACGGACACCGACGCCCTGACGCTCACCATCGTGTCCGAGCTCGCCGCGCCACCGGAGCGCGTCTGGCAGGTGTGGGCCGACCCGCGGCAGCTCGAGCGCTGGTGGGGCCCGCCCACCTGGCCGGCCACCTTCACCGCGCACGACCTCGTCCCCGGCGGCCGGGCCGCGTACGTGATGACCGGCCCCGACGGCGAGCAGGCCCACGGGTGGTGGCGCGTCCTCGCCGTCGACGCCCCCCGGTCGCTGGAGCTCGACGACGGCTTCGCGGACGGCAGCGGGGCTCCCGACGACTCGATGCCCGTGACCCGGATCCGCGTGGACCTCGCGCCCCTCGGCAGCGGGACGCGCATGACGATCGTGTCCCGGTTCGCGGACGCGGCGCAGATGGCGCAGGTCGTGGCGATGGGCATGGCCGAGGGCATGTCCGAGGCGCTCGGGCAGGTGGACGCCCTGCTGGCCGAGGGCTGA
- a CDS encoding helix-turn-helix domain-containing protein yields the protein MVVRQLDPDEVDRVFAALADATRRDIVTRVLRREASVSTLARSYAMSFAAVQKHVAVLERAHLVVKQRHGREQVVHADVTTVRAAARLLDRYEEIWRGRLDRIDALLGEAPGEDAP from the coding sequence ATGGTTGTACGTCAGCTGGACCCGGACGAGGTGGACCGCGTGTTCGCCGCACTGGCCGACGCCACCCGGCGCGACATCGTCACCCGGGTGCTGCGCCGCGAGGCGTCGGTGAGCACGCTCGCCCGGTCCTACGCCATGAGCTTCGCCGCCGTGCAGAAGCACGTCGCCGTGCTCGAGCGCGCGCACCTGGTCGTCAAGCAGCGGCACGGCCGCGAGCAGGTCGTCCACGCCGACGTCACGACCGTCCGGGCCGCCGCACGGCTGCTCGACCGCTACGAGGAGATCTGGCGCGGCCGTCTCGACCGCATCGACGCCCTCCTCGGCGAGGCACCTGGAGAGGACGCACCATGA
- a CDS encoding DUF1304 domain-containing protein has protein sequence MIATGLVLATLAALLHVYIFVLESVLWTTPRARRTFGTTPEQAEATREMAYNQGWYNLFLAVATATGVVLTALGHGSAGAALVIAGCGSMAAAAAVLLLSSRGTPGRARAAASQGLLPLLAVVATAVGLLT, from the coding sequence ATGATCGCCACCGGACTCGTCCTCGCGACCCTCGCGGCGCTCCTGCACGTGTACATCTTCGTGCTGGAGTCCGTGCTCTGGACCACCCCGCGCGCCCGGCGGACGTTCGGCACCACCCCCGAGCAGGCCGAGGCCACCCGCGAGATGGCCTACAACCAGGGCTGGTACAACCTGTTCCTCGCGGTGGCCACCGCGACCGGGGTGGTGCTGACGGCGCTCGGGCACGGCTCCGCCGGGGCCGCCCTCGTGATCGCCGGCTGCGGGTCGATGGCCGCGGCCGCCGCGGTGCTGCTGCTCAGCTCGCGCGGCACACCGGGGCGCGCCCGGGCGGCCGCGTCGCAGGGCCTGCTGCCGCTGCTCGCCGTGGTGGCGACCGCCGTCGGCCTGCTCACCTAG
- a CDS encoding ABC transporter permease subunit, translating into MSRADAPAAPPPALATPAPAPAPVAWARLLRSELRLVFGRRRNLVLLAGLALVPVLLGTVLFLTRDSALAGQGPSFVDQVTGNGLFLVVAALFLCLPFLLPLCIGIASGDAVAGEASAGTLRYLLVVPVPRTRLLTVKAVAALAFAAAAVLAVAVTGLVVGAVYFGLHDVTLLSGTTVPVGDGVLRVLGVVGYVGLSLTGLVAVGLFFSTLTEVPVGAMAATVVVAIVSTVLDSLPQVSAIHPGLLTHHWFDFAEFLRLQVDWGVVAEGLGVQVAWVAVFGSLAWARFTTADVTS; encoded by the coding sequence ATGTCGCGCGCTGACGCCCCGGCGGCACCGCCGCCCGCGCTCGCCACGCCCGCCCCTGCGCCCGCGCCCGTCGCCTGGGCCCGGCTGCTGCGCTCGGAGCTGCGGCTGGTCTTCGGCCGGCGCCGCAACCTCGTCCTGCTCGCCGGGCTGGCGCTGGTGCCGGTGCTGCTCGGCACGGTCCTGTTCCTCACGCGCGACAGCGCGCTGGCGGGACAGGGGCCGTCGTTCGTCGACCAGGTCACCGGCAACGGGCTGTTCCTGGTGGTCGCGGCGCTGTTCCTCTGCCTGCCGTTCCTGCTGCCGCTGTGCATCGGCATCGCGTCCGGCGACGCCGTGGCCGGCGAGGCGTCCGCCGGCACGCTGCGCTACCTGCTGGTGGTGCCGGTGCCGCGGACCCGCCTGCTCACCGTGAAGGCCGTCGCGGCGCTGGCGTTCGCGGCCGCCGCGGTGCTCGCGGTGGCGGTGACCGGCCTCGTCGTGGGCGCGGTGTACTTCGGCCTGCACGACGTGACCCTGCTGTCCGGCACCACCGTGCCCGTCGGCGACGGCGTGCTGCGGGTGCTGGGCGTCGTGGGCTACGTGGGGCTGTCCCTGACCGGGCTGGTCGCGGTCGGGCTGTTCTTCTCCACGCTCACCGAGGTGCCGGTCGGCGCGATGGCCGCCACGGTCGTCGTCGCGATCGTCTCGACCGTGCTGGACTCGCTGCCCCAGGTGTCCGCGATCCACCCGGGTCTGCTCACGCACCACTGGTTCGACTTCGCGGAGTTCCTGCGGCTGCAGGTCGACTGGGGCGTCGTCGCGGAGGGGCTCGGGGTGCAGGTCGCGTGGGTGGCGGTGTTCGGCTCGCTGGCGTGGGCGCGGTTCACCACCGCGGACGTGACGTCGTAG
- a CDS encoding ABC transporter ATP-binding protein → MTVAADSGSPSPAPGDLAVRTAGLTKRFRSGQVAVDGIDLAVPRGAVYGFLGPNGSGKTTTIRMLLGLARPTAGRAWLLGSAIPEGAGRVLPRVGALVEGPAFHPYLSGRANLARLDAGDATADPRTSRRRADAALDRVGLAAAATKPYRQYSLGMKQRLGLAAALLQPRDLLVLDEPTNGLDPQGTREVRHLVRELADGGATVLVSSHLLAEIEQVCSHVGIMSRGRLLLQGERAELTGRGAAHLVVRTRPAQVGAAADVLTALGLDEVRPDAAGTVTALLGPTPPEKASAALVHAGVDLVGLEVARPSLEQVFVELTGEGFDVAR, encoded by the coding sequence ATGACCGTCGCCGCCGACTCCGGGTCGCCCTCCCCCGCGCCCGGTGACCTGGCCGTCCGGACCGCGGGCCTGACCAAGCGGTTCCGGTCCGGTCAGGTCGCCGTCGACGGGATCGACCTCGCCGTGCCGCGGGGCGCGGTCTACGGGTTCCTCGGGCCGAACGGGTCGGGGAAGACCACCACGATCCGCATGCTGCTGGGCCTCGCCCGGCCGACCGCCGGGCGGGCCTGGCTGCTCGGGTCGGCGATCCCCGAGGGCGCAGGCCGCGTGCTGCCGCGCGTCGGCGCCCTCGTGGAGGGACCGGCGTTCCACCCGTACCTGTCGGGCCGCGCGAACCTCGCCCGGCTGGACGCGGGCGACGCCACCGCGGACCCGCGGACGTCCCGGCGCCGGGCCGACGCGGCGCTGGACCGGGTCGGGCTGGCGGCGGCCGCGACGAAGCCCTACCGGCAGTACTCGCTCGGGATGAAGCAGCGCCTGGGGCTGGCGGCCGCCCTGCTGCAGCCCCGGGACCTGCTGGTGCTCGACGAGCCGACCAACGGGCTGGACCCGCAGGGCACGCGCGAGGTCCGCCACCTCGTGCGGGAGCTCGCGGACGGCGGGGCGACCGTGCTCGTGTCCTCCCACCTGCTCGCGGAGATCGAGCAGGTGTGCTCGCACGTCGGCATCATGAGCCGCGGGCGGCTGCTGCTCCAGGGCGAGCGGGCCGAGCTGACGGGCCGAGGTGCCGCCCACCTGGTCGTGCGGACCCGGCCGGCGCAGGTCGGCGCGGCCGCGGACGTACTCACGGCGCTCGGTCTCGACGAGGTCCGGCCGGACGCCGCCGGGACCGTGACGGCGCTGCTGGGCCCGACCCCTCCGGAGAAGGCGTCCGCCGCGCTCGTGCACGCCGGGGTCGACCTCGTGGGGCTCGAGGTGGCCCGCCCGAGCCTGGAGCAGGTGTTCGTGGAGCTGACCGGGGAGGGTTTCGATGTCGCGCGCTGA
- a CDS encoding response regulator transcription factor, giving the protein MRVLVVDDERGLVSALRRGLTAEGFAVDVAYDGQTGLELATDRDYDVVVLDVMLPRRNGYDVVTALREAGVTTPVLLLSAKDGEHDVADGLDVGADDYLTKPFSFVVLVARLRALLRRPAQVRPAVLTSGDLVLDPAARTVTAAGAPVDLTARELALLEYLMRNADRVVGKVELRDHVWDGPGEDGNVVEVYVGYLRRKLGRDAVRTVRGAGYRVGG; this is encoded by the coding sequence GTGCGGGTGCTGGTGGTGGACGACGAGCGCGGGCTGGTGAGCGCCCTGCGCCGCGGGCTGACGGCCGAGGGCTTCGCGGTCGACGTGGCGTACGACGGGCAGACCGGCCTGGAGCTGGCGACCGACCGGGACTACGACGTGGTGGTGCTGGACGTCATGCTGCCGCGGCGCAACGGCTACGACGTGGTCACGGCGCTGCGGGAGGCCGGCGTGACCACCCCCGTCCTCCTGCTGAGCGCGAAGGACGGGGAGCACGACGTCGCCGACGGGCTCGACGTCGGCGCCGACGACTACCTGACCAAGCCGTTCTCGTTCGTGGTGCTGGTCGCCCGCCTGCGCGCGTTGCTCCGCCGGCCCGCGCAGGTGCGGCCGGCGGTGCTGACCTCCGGGGACCTCGTGCTGGACCCCGCGGCCCGCACGGTGACCGCCGCGGGGGCGCCCGTCGACCTCACCGCGCGCGAGCTGGCGCTGCTCGAGTACCTCATGCGCAACGCCGACCGCGTCGTGGGCAAGGTCGAGCTCCGCGACCACGTCTGGGACGGCCCGGGCGAGGACGGCAACGTGGTCGAGGTGTACGTCGGCTACCTGCGGCGCAAGCTCGGCCGGGACGCGGTGCGCACGGTCCGGGGCGCGGGCTACCGGGTGGGCGGGTGA